In Oncorhynchus masou masou isolate Uvic2021 chromosome 31, UVic_Omas_1.1, whole genome shotgun sequence, the sequence aattcttcagtttttgatttgttaaaaaagtttgaaatatccaataaatgtcgttccacttcatgattgtgtcccacttgttgttgattcttcacaaaaaaatacagttttatatctttatgtttgaagcctgaaatgtggcaaaaggtcgcaaagttcaagggggccgaatacttacgcaaggcactgtaagtttacatacacttaggttggagtcatttaaacttgtttttcaaccactccacacatttcttgttaacaaactatagttttggcaagtcggttaggacatctactttgtgcatgacacaagtaatttttccaacaattgtttacacagacagattatttcacttatgattcattgtatcacaattccagtgggtcagcagtttactgtgactgtgcctttaaacagcttggaaaattataaaatgtcatggctttagaagattctgataggctaattgacatcatttgagtcaatttgaggtgtacctgtggatgtatttcaaggcctaccttcaaactcagtgcctctttgcttgaaatcatgggaaaatcaaaagaaatcagccaagacctcagaaaacaaattgtagacctccacaagtctggttcatccttgggagcaatttccaaacgcctgaaggtaccacgttcatctgtacaaacaatagtacgcaagtataaacaccacgggaccacgcagccgtcataccgctcaggaaggagacgtattctgtctcctagagatgaacgtactttggtacaaaaagtgcaaatcaatcccagaacaacagcaaagggccttgtgaagatgctggaagaaatgtatctatatactctctacaattattctgacatttcacattcttaaaataaagtgttgatcctaactgacctaaaacagggaatttttacttggattaaatgtcaggaattgtgagaaactgagtttaaatgtatttggttaaggtgtacaGTGGGGCACAAAAgtttttgtcagccaccaattgtgcaagttctctcacttaaaaagatgagaggcctgtaattttcatcatcatcacttcaactatgacagacaaaatgagaaaaaaaatctagaaaatcacattgtaggagttttaatgaatttatttgcaaattatggtggaaaataaatatttggtcatctacaaacaagcaagatttctggctctcacagacctgtaacttcttctttaagaggctcctctgtcctccactcgttacctgtattaatggcacctgtttgaacttgttatcagtataaaagacacgtgtccacaacctcaaacagtcacactccaaactccactatggccaagaccaaagagctgtcaaaggacaccagaaaaaatgtagacctgcaccaggctgggaagactgaatctgcaataggtaagcagcttggtttgaagaaatcaattgtgggagcaattattaggaaatggaagacatacaagaccactgataatctccctcgatctggggctccacgcaagatctcaccccgtggggtcaaaatgaacggtgagcaaaaatcccagaaccacacggggggacctagtgaatgacctgcagagagctgggaccaaagtaacaaagcctaccatcagtaacacactacgccgccagggactcaaaacctgtagtgccagacgtgtccccctgcttaagccagtacatgtccaggcccgtctgaagtttactAGAGCGAATTTGGgagatccagaagaagattgggagaatgtcagatgaaaccaaaatataactttttggtaaaaactcaactcgtcgtgtttggaggacaaagaatgctgagttgaatccaaagaacaccatacctactgtgaagcatgggggtggaaacatcatgctttggggctgtttttctgcaaagggaccaggacgactgatccgtgtaaaggaaagaatgaatggggccatgtatcgtgagattttgagtgaaaacctccttccatcagcaagggcattgaagatgaaacgtggctgggtctttcagcatgacaatgatcccaaacacaccgcccgggcaacgaaggagtggcttcgtaagaagcatttcaaggtcctggagtggcctagccagtctccagatctcaaccccatagaaaatctttggagggagttgaaagtccgtgttgcccagcaacagccccaaaacatcaatactctagaggagatctgcatggaggaatgggccaaaataccagcaacggtgtgtgaaaccttgtgaagacttacagaaaaggtttgacctctgtcattgccaacaaatggtatataacaaagtattgagaaacttttgttattgaccaaatacttattttccaccataatttgcaaataaattcattaaaaatcctacaatgtgattttctggattttttttcttctcattttgtctgtcatagttgaagtgtacctatgatggaaattacaggcctttcatctttttaagtgggagaacttgcataattggtggctgactaaatactttttttgccccactgtgtgtgtctgtatgcatgtatgcatgtacactgctcaaaaaaataaagggaacacttaaacaacacaatgtaactccaagttcatcacacttctgtgaaatcaaactgtccacttaggaagcaacactgattgacacatttcacatgctgttgtgcaaatggaaaagacaacaggtggaaattataggcaattagcaagacacccccaataaaggagtggttctgcatgtGATAACCACAAACcatttctcagttcctatgcttcctggctgatgttttggtcacttctgaatgctggtggtgctttcactctagtggtagcatgagacagagtctacaacacacacaagtggctcaggtagtgcagctcatccaggatggcacatcaatgcgagctgtggcaagaaggtttgctgtgtctgtcagcgtggtgtccagagcatggaggcgctaccagtaGACAGGCCAGttcatcaggagacgtggaggaggccgtagagGGCAACAACCccgcagcaggaccgctacctccgcctttgtgcaaggaggagcacggggagcactgccagagccctgcaaaatgaccagaaacagactccatgagggtggtatgagggcccgacgtccacaggtggggtttgtgcttacagcccaacgcCATGCAGGacttttggcatttgccagagaacaccaagattggcaaattcgccactggcgccctgtgctcttcacaaatGAAAGCAGGTTctcactgagcacatgtgacagacgtgacagtctggagacaacgtagagaacgttctgctgcctgcaacatcctccagcatgaccggtttggcggtgggtcagtcatggtgtggggtggcatttctttggggggccgcacagccctccatgtgctctccagaggtagcctgactgccattaggtaccgagatgagatcctcagaccccatatgctggtgcggttggccctgggttcctcctaatgaaAGACAATGCTAGACATCATGTGGCTGGactgtcagcagttcctgcaagaggaaggcattgatgctatggactggcccacctgttccccagacctgaatccaaatgagtacatctgggacatcatgtcccgctccatccaccaatgccactttgcaccacagactgcccaggagttggcagatactttagtccaggtctgtgaggagatccctcaggagaccatccgccacctcatcaggagcatgcccaggctttgtagggaggtcatacaggcacgtggaggccacacacactactgagcctcattttgacttgttgtaaggacattacattaaagttggatcagcctgtagtatggttttccaaatccagacctccatgggttgataaatttggtttccattgataatttttgtgtgattttgttgtcagcacattcaactatgtaaaggctttgagcagtgtgtgtatatatttatgtatgtatgtgtgtgtattaatgtgtgtgtgtgtatgtatgtatatatatatatatatatattaaagaaGAAAAACACATCTATGCCGAAAATATAAACTTTCAGTTTTCATTTGACACCAAATTTGATATGCTCCTATAAACtgcacatgttggtgctcatgggtcctttacaagGAAATTACAAAATTGCCAAAATGATAAAGCTTTATAGCAAAACTTTAAAAGCTACATTGTCATACTTTTCCCCACGTTGTATGTATAAAGAAATGTTGCAATGTCATTAGCAATAATTGCAAAGAAATTGATCAATTATTGAAAAAGCATGCAtttcctctcttctgtcagtttgGGAACTGTAGGAGTGTGAAAGAATTTGAGAAACTGAACCGAATCGGCGAGGGAACATATGGAATTGTGTGTAAGTTAACCTTGATCTGTTAACACAGGATTGGTGGCTGTTCTTAGAAAGAGATTATTAGATGGTGTAATTCACAGTACTGTCCAGAGCAACACAGATTAGGCCTACGCATAGGCCTTATTTAATTACCGGTAAGAACACTTCATACTGTACAACTGTCTAAGTGCCTGTAAGCCTaggttaaaacactgtatcccgTTCACAGACAGAGCTCGAGACACCAGGTCTGATGATATTGTAGCCCTGAAGAAGGTCCGGATGGACAAGGAAAAGGATGGTAGGCTTACAGCTGGGTTCTCAGCCACTTGCCTTGCTTCAGTTGCTTTTAGCAAAGTATACAATCGTTTTCAGACATTTCCATCATATTATTAGGTTATCTCTGTTATTTATGGCCTTTGTTatgttctgtgtttgtttgacTTGTTGTTGTTCTACACACAGGGATCCCTATCAGTAGTCTGAGAGAGATTACCCTGTTGCTCAAACTCAGACACCCCAACATAGTGGAGTTaaaggaggtggtggtgggaAGTCACCTGGAGAGGTGACAGCGTACACTCCTCACAGTACACTCCTCACAGTACACTCCTCACAGTACACTCctcacagtacatacacacatccCCTCTAATTATACTGGAACCCTTATTCAATATGCAATGATAACATCTTCAGAAATGATTAAGCCTAGACCTACTCTTTCTTAACAGATAAAAACATTTGTTCACATACTTTTATTTAATGCTTGTGTAACAGTTTACAATTTTACATTAAGTTGTCATTTCTACAGTAACTCAACTTTGTTGTTCCATAGTATTTTAGTTTGTGTGTATTCAGTATTTACCTGTCCCATCTTGGTTGACTGTATTCAGTAGCCTACTCATCAGTAATTGATTTGTGTGTCTCTGCTCAGTCTCTTCCTAGTTATGAGTTACTGTGAGCAGGACCTAGCCAGTCTGCTAGAAAACATGCCAACACCGTTCTCAGAGGCACAGGTACAACAGTGAAAAGTATTATGTATtaatgtcctcttgtcttgttctTCTACTGTCTTGACATTACACAACATTGATTGTTTTAGAGAACTGTGTGTTGAAATGTCTCTTTTCTCCTTCAGGTGAAGTGTATAGCTCTGCAGCTGCTGAGAGGTCTGGATTATCTTCACCTCAACTTTATTCTGCACAGGTCAGAGACGTTCACTGTCAGGCTCCATATCTCAGACTTGTGCTGTTATTTAGGATGGAATCTCCAGGATGGAATATCCAGTCTGTTGTGGGATATATTTATTTGATTGTAATAATGGATCTGAATTCTGTAATGAATTTGTAATGCGTACTCTTGTGTGCAATTTTTCAATGCTTAGACTGTAGTGGTCTTTTAGATTGCTGTGATTCGTATGGTTACTTTATTAAATGTCATGACTATGTGGCAGGGATCTGAAGGTGTCCAATCTTCTGATGACAGACAAAGGCTGTGTAAAGATTGGTGAGTCATCACCATACAACCGCTGTGCTCCTGGATTACGTCCGTATGCATGTACTGTACTACGCAAGTCCTTTCCCTGAACAACAATACCTCAATGATTTTAAATTTGCACTGTTGTAAACAAAATGCTTTAATTGTACTGTTTTCACTTCTGATAGTGAATGTTTTACATACTGTAGCATGCATAACATTTAGCAATGTGCAGAACAATTATTTTGACATAGTTTATAACCAGTTTACAGCATTATTCAACAGCTGTCGGTTATTGTGTGTGTAAAAACATGCTTCTGTCGATGGTTGATTGTGCTAATGCTTCCCTCTCTGTCCAGCTGACTTTGGCTTGGCACGTTGCTATGGTATCCCCCTACAGCCTATGACGCCCCGGGTGGTGACATTGTGGTGAGTCAGTCCTTTAACCTCAACTTTCTCCTCAGGCACTGATACCTAACCCTCCCTGAGCCTCATCAGCTCCTGTTATTTCTCTCACTCCAGGTATAGAGCCCCAGAGCTCCTCCTAGGGACCAAGACTCAGACCACAGCCTTAGACATGTGGTAATTTGTTTTAAGTCTCTACTTTGTCCATGCACATAAGATACATGGGTCACAGATCCTTTTAAACTTATTTAGAGTTTTGTCACTATCACAGAGCTCCCTCTCTTCCAAATAAGCTTTAACATACAGAGAGAGTTGTCTATGTCATGTATGTAGTTGTCTCCTTTCAGTTAGTGAACTTTAATCTGTTCTAAATAGGATCCTCTCTGTTCTAAATAGGATATTCTCTGTTCTAAATATGATCCAATCATCTGTTCTAGCAGAGAGTCTCCCATCCCATCTGTACATCAACCCTCCAGAGAGTATTTTCATGGCACAGCCACCAATGTTTATTACCATACCATTTGTATGAACATACTGTATCTCATATTTATCCAGGGCAGTGGGCTGCATCCTGGCTGAGCTGCTTGCACATAAACCTCTGCTGCCAGGGGGTTCTGAGATCCAACAGGTGGACCTCATAGTGCAACTGTTGGGTACCCCTAATGAAAACATCTGGCCGGTAATGAATGTCTCCTAGTGCTGAGCGATaaaccaaaatgttttttttttttaattgtatttttgtaGACTAATTGACCTACATGGGTTCAATTTGAATTCCATTTAATTCAGGGgttttctgtgagctcaatgcgcACATTGCGctgcagtttctctagagataaatcagatcatgTCCAAACTGTGACGTAGTAGAGAGTTGTAGTTTgtaacaggccaatattctacatagtttagtgcAGAAAACTTGAtcattaactacaatgaccataatccatcaCGTGGTTACTTGtgtttcttttatgcctgctacatAAAAGACAGAAGAATGCACGATCAAGAAGGGATACATAGAGAGTAGTTGCTTCGAGGTattgccttatttactttgaagaactactaaaatattttgtcagacagcataggcaacagatctatagagatgagatgatgtcTTGGAATGAAataagtcatcaaataaaacaaatgtatatacacaacaactgaaatatttcattagtaattttttattttacctttattttactaggcaagtcagttaagaacaaattcttattttcaatgacggcctaggaagagtgggttaactgcctgatcaggggcagaacgacagatttgtacattgtcagctcggggattcgaacttgcaaccttttggttactagtccaacgctctaaccactaggctaccctgtgtaTAATGATGGTAAATAAGTGTTAAGCAGTGGTGAGCAGTCACTACCATGATAATGTTTTTATTCATTGATTTATTCTGTGTTATAGCATTCAACCCACAAAATGCATAGGGAATTTAATGTCTAAAAAACATTTTCAAATTGAAAATGGTTGTTTTATAATCTAACCAAAACCGACCCCCAAATCAAACCAATCGCTCAGTACTACTTTCTCCTAAACAATCACAGAATTTAGGATTTTACCATTCCATAAGTTTAATTTGAGTCACTTTAATGTTGATTCATTTTACAATATGCAACAACCAATGATAGTAGTTTCTCCTCAAAAAAGGATATTGTTGGTTAACCCCTGTCTGTTGTGTTAAAATTTTGCAGGGCTTCACTCGTCTTCCCCTAGTTGGACAGTACAGTTTGAGGAAACAACCATACAACAATTTGAAGAATAAGTTCACCTGGTTGTCTGATGCAGGGCTGCGTTTACTCAACCTTCTCTTCATGTACAATCCTCTACGCAGGTAACTACCAAAGAACAAACCTGCTCAGCATTATAAATACATGAAGAGACCTGTATACAGTTCTACACATTGATTCATTCACATATTTACACAGAAACCTTCCATTAACACATGTGCAATAATACTTCCTTTCACTCCTCCACGGCTCACAAGTGTTTGTCTCTCTTAGGGCCACAGCTAAGGACTGCTTGGAGAGTTCCTACTTTAAGGAGAAACCTTTGCGTAAGTGTGGCTATATGGGTTATATGACAGAAATGATTGGATCAGTGTTTGTGAAATTAAAGAAGTGATTAaggtctctctcttttttttagcTTGTGAGGCTGACCTGATGCCAACCTTCCCTCATCATCGCAATAAAAGGGCAGCCCCAGCTGTAGAGAGCCAATCAAAACGCAATAAAGTGTAACTTCATTAACATCCTTGATCACAGTTTAATTAAATGAATGAATATCTTAATGTTTACTACTACACAGATTATGCACCTGGTTGTAAAAATATGTTGTCATAGAATGCATGTAGCTAGCAGTAATTATCCAAATCAATGGGGTGATGGTAAGCTTTCAAGTATTCCACAGTTCAGTCCTCAGTTACTGCTTGCAAAATCCAATTTCTTTCACTGTGTGTCTGAATATCCAAAAGTATGTGATTAACATGCATAAGTTCAATTTAATTCACCAATGTTGCTTTGTTTTTTGATGGATGTTGGTTAACCTTTGGCAGGTTCACATAACCAATAGGATTTGGTTTGCTGTATTCATGTACATAGACATTTTTTATCCCATGAAATTCAATGAATATTGTAGTTTTAGTTTTTAATAAACTGCTTTTTCAAATTGTGTGTGGAAATTTAGTTACATGTGCTGCCTTTCCAATTGATGTATCTGTTTTAAATTACCTGATTCAAAACTTGTGGACAaaaatttacattacatttacatttaagtcatttagcagacgctcttatccagagcgacttacaaattggtgaattcaccttctgacatccagtggaacagccactttacaatagtgcatctaagtcattaagggggggggggggtagaaatgAATAAAGGTTGTAGTCTTTATTAGCCAGTGATCTGCTATATACAGTCaaggtcagaggtttacatacacttaggttgtagtcattaaaacaagtttttcaaccactctacacatttcttgttaactacagttttggcaagtctgttgtgtcatgcacaaagtagatgtccaaagtgatttttccaacaattgtttacagattatttcactgtatcacaattccagtgggtcagaagtttactgtcactgccttcaaacagcttggaaaattataaaatgatgtcatggctttagaagattctgataggctaattgacatgagTCAATGagagtacctgtggatgtatttcaaggcctaccttcaaactcagtgcctctttgcttgacatcatgggaaaattttaagaaatcagccaagacctcagaaaacaaattgaagacctccacaagtctggttcatccttgggagcaatttccaaacgcctgaaggtaccacgttcatctgtacaaacaatagtacgcaagtataaacaccatgggctcacgcagctgtcataccgctcacgAAGGAGAtgcgttttgtctcctagagatgaatgtactttggtgtgaaaagtgcaaatcaatcccagaacaacagcaaaggaccttgaagatgctggaggaaaccggtacagaagtatctatagccacagtaaaatgagtcctctggtctgatgaaacaaaaatagaactgtttggccataatgcccatcgttatgtttggagaaaaagggggtggcttgcaagccgaagaacaccatcccaactgtgacgCACGGGTAGGCGGCGCTTTGCTGCAgaagagactggtgcacttcacaaaatagatggcgtcatgaggaatgaaaattatctggatatattgaagcaatatctcaagacatgtcaggaagttaaagtttggttgcaaatgggccttccaaatggacaatgacccccaagcatacttccagagttgtggcaaaatggcttaaggacaacaaagtcaaggtattggagtggcatcaaagccctgacctcagtcccataaaaaatttgtgggcagaattgaaaaagcgtgtgcgagcagaggcctacaaacctgactcagttacaccagctctgtcaggaggaatgggacaaaattcaccaaatttgtgggaagcttgtaggctacctgaaacgtttgacccaagttaaacaatgctaccaaatactaattgagtgtatgtacacctctaacccactgggaatgtgatgaaagaaataaaaacatatcactattattctgatatttcacattcttaaaataaagtggtgatcctaactgacctaaaatagggaatttttactaggattaaatgtcaggaattgtgaaaaactgagtttaaatgtgtttggctaaagtgtttgtaaacttctgacttcaactataatAACACGGATAATGTAAAGGTGAAATGGAATAATGACacatcttttttttatttttattctggATTTACTAAATCAGGTTATCAAGGATATGTGTAACTGCAGTGAGATCCCCTCTAGGACCAGAACTGACACCCCCAACTATACAGACATAGCAATACTTGACAATATGATCATGTCTGTCATGGAACTATTATTTCCAATGCTCAAATTCAGAAATAGAAAAGGGCTCTTGTCCCCATCTTCAGTCACATAACATGTCAGAGAAATACTGAAATGTAAACACCTCTCCCACTCAATGATAAGCTGTGTCCTCAGTCACTCATACAGTCAACAAATCTTGAcgagataaaaataaataatggtAAGTAACACTGCCTGTAAAATAGGGACAGCTCTAGTGGGGACTGGGAGAGGGGGCAGCTATGGACAGTCAACTCAATTCATTTAAAAGCAGAGCGCTCCTACACAAGACATACATTAAGGCTGCGTTgaaacaggcagcccaattctgatattgttTTCCACAAATTGGTATTTTTACCACTCACATCAGAGCCATTCAGAGCTGATCCGAttagtcaaaagaccaattagtgaaaaaaaaagcagaattgggctgcctattTAAACGCAGCCTATGACTTACACACATGCAAGACAAGAGCTATGTTAAATGCAATTGATCAAAAGCTCTTCACCCTTCCTTCATAATGATTAACAACTTAAAGTGCAGGAtggcaaaaaaatatatagtcTCAGTCTTCAGGACTGCAATAGTGTATGATCGGAGGGAAATGGTATGAGGTTAAATGCTTCATCATTCTTGCCAATGCAGGTTAGTCGAACAAATCCAAGTTTGTAGTGTGGTAGTACTGTAGCTACTACTTGACAGGAGGTTGTATGAATGGGGCTTGAGAGGAGAAACAGGGTAAGGAGTAGTGAAGCCCCTGGCTGACCAGGACCTCTTAGCCCTCCTGTCCAAAGTCCTCTGTGAACTTCCTGACCTTGAACAAGTCTTCACTGTTGACTGTCGGACGCGTGGTGGACAGTGACCGCAGCATGTCAGACTGGAGGGCAGAGGGACAAAGCATTAGCATTGTTCAGTATTTGTACAAATATGATTGTGTAATGCCTGAATGTGTAAGCAAAATGTGAGTGTCTGTTGTGGATGTTTCTCACCATGCAGACGATGGGTTCCAGCAGCTTGTCGCTAGGCACATCCATCCAGGTTAATTCTATGGCAGCTGGGTCCCCAGGCGAACACGGGGTCAGAAGGTCATCCACCATCAATTGACTGTTGGCACGGGATGGCCCTCGCACCTAAGAGTACCACAACAAACAAATTCTGAAATCTCTTTAAtagcagagaaagagaaacacCTTTAGTGTAGTGTACAAGAGTCGACTACAATAGAGTTACTATATCATGGGCAATGTTTAATCTAATCTGCGTGTTGTCACGCAGCTCCCCAGGACTGCCACGCAGCTCCCCAGGACTGCCACGCAGCTCCCCAGGACTGCCACGCAGCTCCCCAGGACTGCCACGCAGCTCCCCAGGACTGCCACGCAGCTCCCCAGGACTGCCACGCAGCTCCCCAGGACTGCCACGCAGAAATATCAGCCCATGGAGAGAAGCACAAGATTGAACTTTCTAGAGTTTTCTCTTCTTAACACTATCAACCTTTCTCTTTACTGTGATCGAATCAActcaatattagccactttcaatgcaacatacttAAACAAAACAAACTACGGAGGATGTTTTGTTGTAGGTAGAATACttcggagtaggattctattgcacaCGACCCAGcccatactctacacagacctgtggggcatagccaatcagagctgcagtaggcctttatgcaaatagaccattgcaatatatatggatctgtgctatttactatgaactggactgtgttaccAGCTGTGGTCTTGAGTAGAtagcttgttttgagatcaaagcaagagctgcatgtagccacgtgtgcacattttgttcatatcttTTGcattgttgtattttgagacaggcttgaataagctaagtagccaatagacagagggtagcataattggTCTGATTCTCTTTAAGATTgatatgggaataataatgcatttgattttgtaaagtggtttcttgtaTCAAAAACAACATTTTCATTCACCTTGTCTAAAgaacaagtggataaacaggttcatgtcaagccc encodes:
- the cdk10 gene encoding cyclin-dependent kinase 10; translated protein: MENAADSDPDPIKLKSIKNNRTFTVPQKHRFGNCRSVKEFEKLNRIGEGTYGIVYRARDTRSDDIVALKKVRMDKEKDGIPISSLREITLLLKLRHPNIVELKEVVVGSHLESLFLVMSYCEQDLASLLENMPTPFSEAQVKCIALQLLRGLDYLHLNFILHRDLKVSNLLMTDKGCVKIADFGLARCYGIPLQPMTPRVVTLWYRAPELLLGTKTQTTALDMWAVGCILAELLAHKPLLPGGSEIQQVDLIVQLLGTPNENIWPGFTRLPLVGQYSLRKQPYNNLKNKFTWLSDAGLRLLNLLFMYNPLRRATAKDCLESSYFKEKPLPCEADLMPTFPHHRNKRAAPAVESQSKRNKV